In Planctomycetota bacterium, one DNA window encodes the following:
- a CDS encoding SDR family oxidoreductase, protein MNLAGKFALVTGAGRGIGQGCAWELARAGANVIINDRPGSSDLAATADEIRRLGRSCVEIDADVFSRAGCEELVSRAVAATGRIDILVSNPAFSKRGTFLEYDPALFERVILGTLTAGFHMAQLVARQMVSQGAGGKMVFISSVHAERPYARSVAYNAAKAGLNHLAATIAVELLPHRVNVNVIEPGWIDTPGEKSTFGAEAIRQAAPTLPWGRLGTPQDIGQAVTFLSSDQADYITGSVLRVDGGWVIKDAMDNS, encoded by the coding sequence ATGAATCTGGCCGGAAAGTTTGCCTTGGTTACCGGCGCGGGGCGCGGCATCGGTCAGGGTTGCGCCTGGGAATTGGCGCGTGCCGGCGCCAACGTGATCATCAACGATCGCCCTGGTAGCTCCGACCTGGCGGCCACGGCCGATGAAATTCGCCGACTTGGCCGGTCGTGCGTGGAGATCGATGCTGACGTCTTCTCGCGCGCCGGCTGTGAAGAACTGGTATCCCGGGCCGTGGCGGCAACCGGGCGGATCGACATTCTGGTCAGCAACCCCGCTTTTAGTAAGCGCGGCACGTTTTTGGAGTACGACCCCGCCCTGTTCGAGCGCGTGATCCTGGGCACCCTGACTGCGGGGTTTCACATGGCGCAACTTGTCGCCCGTCAAATGGTCTCGCAAGGCGCTGGGGGCAAAATGGTATTTATTTCGAGCGTCCATGCCGAACGCCCCTACGCGCGAAGCGTGGCCTACAACGCGGCCAAGGCTGGCTTGAATCACCTGGCCGCGACGATCGCCGTCGAGTTGTTGCCGCACCGCGTCAATGTCAACGTCATCGAACCCGGCTGGATCGACACGCCGGGCGAAAAAAGCACCTTCGGCGCGGAAGCCATTCGCCAGGCGGCCCCCACGCTACCGTGGGGGCGCCTGGGCACTCCCCAGGACATTGGCCAGGCCGTGACGTTTCTCTCGTCCGATCAGGCAGACTACATCACCGGCAGCGTCCTGCGCGTCGATGGTGGTTGGGTCATCAAAGACGCGATGGACAATAGCTGA
- a CDS encoding Gfo/Idh/MocA family oxidoreductase produces the protein MPGRITAIVVTGAGGAHLDAYFAALAEIDAVDRVAVADASGESQAVAERALGKKLVRFDRDLTKALAAEKPSFAIVSVEAVLAPPLIREVLQAGCHVLAEKPSCVRVANFAELVTLADGKHRHLMLALANRMRPRVAHARMLIQTGAIGALYGAELHIIADQTRLHSPAYHQSWFADKSRAGGGHLAWLGIHWLDLVMFLTGAKITETAAFIGNVGQQPISVEDSAAAILRFDCGFFGTITSGYYLDRGYHSYIKIWGSHGWLQMEPHGDVQLQWYSTKDTPPQIKQFEGPPEMPSYTPFVRACVASAVDPMIPPPITGAEGLAALKAVFSCYASAESRRVEPTA, from the coding sequence ATGCCTGGCCGCATCACCGCCATTGTCGTGACGGGCGCCGGCGGCGCTCATCTGGACGCGTACTTCGCTGCTCTAGCCGAGATCGACGCAGTGGATCGTGTGGCGGTCGCTGATGCCAGCGGCGAGTCGCAGGCGGTCGCCGAGCGTGCGTTGGGCAAGAAGCTTGTTCGGTTTGATCGCGACCTGACCAAAGCGCTGGCGGCCGAGAAGCCCTCGTTCGCGATCGTTTCGGTCGAGGCGGTCCTGGCTCCGCCGTTGATTCGCGAGGTGTTGCAGGCCGGCTGCCACGTGCTGGCGGAAAAGCCCTCGTGCGTGCGCGTCGCCAACTTTGCCGAGCTTGTCACTTTGGCCGACGGCAAACATCGGCACCTAATGCTGGCCCTGGCCAATCGCATGCGGCCTCGCGTTGCGCATGCTCGCATGCTGATTCAAACGGGGGCGATTGGCGCGCTCTACGGCGCCGAGTTGCACATCATCGCCGATCAAACACGCCTGCATAGTCCCGCGTATCACCAGTCCTGGTTCGCCGACAAGTCGCGCGCTGGAGGCGGGCATCTGGCGTGGCTCGGCATCCACTGGCTCGACCTGGTGATGTTTCTGACCGGCGCCAAGATCACCGAAACGGCGGCGTTCATCGGCAACGTCGGCCAGCAACCGATCTCGGTCGAAGATTCGGCGGCGGCTATCCTGAGATTCGATTGCGGCTTTTTCGGCACCATTACCAGCGGCTACTATCTGGACCGTGGCTACCATTCGTACATCAAAATCTGGGGCTCGCACGGCTGGCTGCAAATGGAACCGCACGGCGACGTACAATTGCAGTGGTACAGTACCAAGGACACGCCGCCGCAGATCAAGCAATTCGAGGGGCCGCCCGAGATGCCAAGCTACACGCCTTTTGTCCGCGCCTGCGTGGCCAGCGCCGTCGACCCGATGATTCCGCCGCCGATCACGGGCGCCGAAGGCCTGGCGGCGCTGAAAGCCGTCTTCTCGTGCTATGCCTCGGCTGAGTCACGCCGGGTCGAACCCACGGCATAG